A single genomic interval of uncultured Sunxiuqinia sp. harbors:
- a CDS encoding mechanosensitive ion channel domain-containing protein has product MDIYLRIGTITVGVVVGFIIAFGIIAYVKKVIRKGTDHTIGLKVLRLISFPFTALIILLFGSVLAPITGLLGEKFSSDIRIFSGIVYTIIIAWLIINSIKGVKVYFLGKYDITSKNNLKARKVYTQLTVLERMLISITLIISLGVILMMFPQIQKIGVSLLASAGIAGIIIGFAAQRSIALILAGFQIAITQPIRIEDAVVVEGEWGWIEEITLTYVVVRIWDKRRLILPISYFIEKPFQNWTRTSAEIMGTVFIYVDYGFPVDSMRKKLTEILENTDLWDKKVNVLQVTDLTERTIQLRALVSAYDSPTAWDLRVHVREQLIKFVQEEFPEFLPKARINLDEKESTKTDN; this is encoded by the coding sequence ATGGATATATATTTGAGAATTGGAACGATCACGGTTGGCGTTGTTGTAGGATTTATAATCGCTTTTGGAATTATTGCCTATGTGAAAAAGGTAATTCGCAAAGGAACCGATCATACAATAGGACTAAAGGTATTAAGACTAATAAGTTTCCCATTTACCGCTCTCATTATTTTACTCTTCGGATCGGTGCTTGCACCAATTACAGGGCTATTGGGTGAGAAATTCTCTTCAGACATTCGGATTTTTAGTGGTATTGTATATACAATCATAATTGCATGGCTCATAATTAATTCAATTAAGGGAGTGAAAGTCTATTTTCTGGGTAAATATGACATCACATCAAAAAATAATCTGAAAGCCCGTAAGGTTTATACTCAACTTACAGTGCTTGAACGAATGCTGATCTCAATCACGTTGATCATCTCGCTCGGAGTGATTTTGATGATGTTTCCACAGATTCAAAAAATTGGAGTTAGCCTACTGGCCAGCGCCGGTATTGCTGGTATTATTATTGGGTTTGCTGCACAACGAAGTATTGCGCTTATCTTAGCCGGATTTCAAATTGCAATTACTCAACCTATTCGAATTGAAGATGCGGTGGTCGTGGAAGGAGAGTGGGGGTGGATTGAAGAAATCACGCTGACTTATGTTGTTGTTCGTATTTGGGACAAACGCAGATTAATCCTGCCAATCAGCTATTTTATTGAAAAACCGTTTCAAAATTGGACGAGAACATCTGCCGAAATTATGGGAACCGTTTTTATTTATGTTGATTATGGATTTCCTGTTGATTCAATGAGAAAAAAATTAACTGAAATCCTTGAAAATACTGACCTTTGGGATAAAAAAGTTAATGTACTTCAGGTAACTGACTTAACGGAAAGAACGATTCAACTAAGAGCTTTGGTTAGTGCCTATGATTCGCCAACTGCTTGGGATCTTCGCGTGCATGTCCGGGAACAGCTGATTAAATTTGTTCAGGAAGAATTTCCAGAATTTCTTCCTAAAGCACGGATTAATCTGGATGAAAAGGAATCAACAAAAACTGACAACTAA
- a CDS encoding ATP-dependent Clp protease ATP-binding subunit yields the protein MDSQFSPRIKDVLTYSREEAIRLGNEQIGLEHIFLGILREGEGIAIDILTNLGVNLSEIKEAIETTLRTENTIDSQASVQLLKSAEKALKLVYLEARAFNSTTINTGHLLLALLKDKDSQISSLLSDFHVNYYILKSRLEDYKQPEGKSDFGDEDDVDDPFSKQPPQGGSSSSKKGAGAKSETPVLDNFGIDVTKAAEENNLDPIVGREKEIERLAQILSRRKKNNPILIGEPGVGKSAIAEGLALRIIQKKVSRVLFDKRVVSLDIASIVAGTKYRGQFEERMKAILNELAKVNNVILFIDEIHTIVGAGGATGSLDAANMLKPALARGDIQCIGATTLDEYRQQIEKDGALERRFQKVMVDPTSVDETIEILNNIKERYEDHHNVYYSSKAIEACVKLTARYITDRYLPDKAIDALDEAGSRVHISNINVPDRIVKLEEKIENTREEKIKAVKSQNFEVAANHRDKEKNLLQLLDEEKEAWEKELISHREVVEEEKVAEVVAMMSGVPVQRIAQAEGIRLMNMGDKLKGSVVGQDDAIAKIVKAIQRNRAGLKDPNKPIGSFVFLGPTGVGKTQLAKVIARYLFDSIDSLIRVDMSEYMEKFAVSRLVGAPPGYIGYEEGGQLTEKVRRKPYSVILLDEIEKAHPDVFHLLLQVLDEGRLTDSLGRNIDFKNTIIIMTSNIGSRQLKDFGRGVGFSTPKSAEDENDHAKYIVQKALKRAFAPEFLNRIDDVIMFNTLSKEDIFKIIDIELKDLYNRVESLNYKLKISRAAKDFIAGKGYDSQYGARPLKRAIQKYLEDEMAEVIIKASITEGDTISIGFDKKLEKIKVKILTTKDTTTK from the coding sequence ATGGATTCTCAATTCTCACCAAGAATAAAAGATGTTCTTACCTATAGTCGTGAAGAAGCTATCCGGTTAGGAAATGAGCAGATTGGGCTTGAGCATATTTTTCTGGGGATTTTGAGAGAAGGAGAAGGGATTGCAATTGATATTCTTACGAATTTAGGAGTTAATTTGTCAGAAATAAAGGAAGCAATAGAAACAACGCTTCGAACCGAAAATACAATTGATTCACAAGCATCCGTTCAACTCTTAAAATCAGCAGAGAAAGCACTAAAGCTAGTGTACTTGGAAGCACGAGCTTTCAATAGTACCACGATAAATACTGGCCATTTACTTTTAGCTTTATTGAAAGATAAAGACAGCCAGATTTCATCATTACTTAGTGATTTTCACGTAAATTATTATATTTTGAAATCGAGATTAGAAGATTATAAACAACCAGAAGGAAAATCTGATTTTGGCGACGAAGATGATGTAGACGATCCTTTTTCAAAGCAACCTCCACAAGGGGGAAGTTCTTCTTCAAAGAAAGGAGCTGGTGCAAAATCAGAAACACCGGTGTTGGATAATTTCGGGATAGATGTTACAAAAGCTGCCGAAGAAAATAACCTTGATCCCATTGTAGGTCGTGAAAAAGAAATTGAACGTTTAGCTCAAATACTTTCACGTCGTAAAAAGAATAATCCAATTTTAATTGGAGAACCAGGTGTCGGTAAATCAGCAATCGCTGAGGGGTTAGCTCTTCGGATCATTCAAAAGAAAGTATCAAGAGTATTGTTTGATAAACGAGTGGTCAGCCTTGATATTGCATCGATAGTTGCCGGAACAAAATACCGTGGACAATTTGAGGAACGCATGAAAGCCATTTTAAATGAGCTGGCAAAAGTAAACAATGTTATTTTATTCATTGATGAAATACATACTATTGTTGGTGCAGGTGGGGCAACGGGATCGCTTGATGCGGCCAACATGCTGAAACCGGCTTTAGCTCGTGGCGACATTCAATGCATTGGAGCAACCACCTTGGACGAATATCGTCAGCAAATTGAAAAAGATGGAGCCTTGGAACGTCGTTTTCAAAAGGTGATGGTGGATCCAACTTCGGTGGATGAAACAATTGAAATTCTGAATAACATTAAAGAGCGTTATGAAGACCACCACAATGTATATTATTCATCCAAAGCCATCGAAGCTTGCGTTAAGTTAACAGCGCGTTATATTACTGATCGGTATTTACCGGACAAAGCCATTGATGCTTTGGACGAAGCCGGCTCAAGAGTGCATATTTCAAATATTAATGTTCCCGACCGGATTGTTAAGCTGGAAGAGAAGATTGAAAACACCCGGGAAGAAAAGATCAAGGCGGTAAAAAGCCAGAATTTCGAAGTTGCAGCAAACCATCGCGACAAAGAGAAAAATTTACTCCAATTGCTTGACGAAGAAAAAGAAGCCTGGGAAAAAGAGCTAATTAGCCATCGTGAAGTTGTAGAAGAAGAAAAAGTTGCTGAAGTGGTTGCCATGATGTCAGGGGTACCGGTACAACGTATTGCTCAAGCTGAGGGCATTCGTCTGATGAACATGGGTGATAAATTAAAAGGCAGTGTTGTTGGACAAGACGATGCGATTGCTAAAATTGTTAAAGCGATTCAACGTAACCGTGCCGGACTGAAAGATCCGAATAAGCCAATTGGATCGTTTGTTTTTCTTGGACCAACCGGAGTTGGTAAAACTCAGTTGGCAAAAGTAATCGCCCGATACCTATTCGATAGTATTGATTCTCTGATCAGGGTTGATATGAGTGAGTATATGGAGAAATTTGCAGTGTCTCGTTTAGTAGGTGCTCCTCCCGGATATATTGGGTACGAAGAAGGTGGTCAGTTGACAGAGAAAGTTCGTCGTAAGCCATATTCAGTTATTCTATTGGATGAGATTGAAAAAGCCCACCCCGATGTCTTTCACTTATTATTGCAAGTGCTTGATGAAGGTCGTTTGACTGATAGTTTGGGGCGTAATATCGACTTTAAGAATACGATTATCATTATGACTTCAAATATTGGCTCGCGCCAGCTGAAAGATTTTGGTCGCGGAGTTGGTTTTTCGACTCCGAAGTCTGCAGAAGACGAAAATGATCATGCAAAATACATTGTTCAGAAGGCCTTGAAGCGAGCTTTTGCTCCTGAATTTTTGAACCGGATTGATGACGTGATCATGTTTAATACGCTTTCAAAAGAAGATATCTTTAAAATTATTGATATTGAGTTGAAAGACCTTTATAATCGGGTAGAATCGTTGAATTACAAGTTGAAAATTTCGAGAGCCGCAAAAGATTTTATTGCCGGAAAAGGCTATGATTCGCAATATGGCGCAAGACCTTTAAAAAGAGCTATTCAGAAATATCTGGAAGATGAAATGGCCGAAGTTATTATTAAAGCTTCGATAACCGAAGGTGATACCATTTCGATCGGCTTTGATAAGAAATTGGAAAAAATAAAAGTCAAAATTTTAACGACTAAAGATACAACGACTAAATAA
- the gyrA gene encoding DNA gyrase subunit A: MAEGEKIIKINIEEQMKSAYIDYSMSVIVSRALPDVRDGLKPVHRRVLFGMSELGILSNRPYKKSARIVGEVLGKYHPHGDSSVYFTMVRMAQHWSLRYPLVDGQGNFGSVDGDSPAAMRYTEARLTKIAEETLQDLEKNTVDLQPNFDESLNEPTVLPTRIPGLLVNGGSGIAVGMATNMPPHNLSDTIDAIVAYVDNPEIDVKELIPIIKAPDFPTGGIIYGYKGVEEAFETGRGRIVLRGKAHVEVQPNGREKIVITEIPYLVNKAELIMKTAELVNEKKIEGISNVNDESDRDGMRIVIDIKKDEISNVVLNKLYKYTQLQTSFSVNNIALVKGRPRMLNLKDLIHYFVEHRHDVVVRRTQYELEQAEKRAHILEGLIIASDNIDEVIALIRSSKTPDEARERLIEKFELSEIQARAIVEMRLRQLTGLEQDKLRSEYEEIMQFIQHCREILANEELRMSIIKDELLEIKEKYGDERKTEIIPNAEEFNPEDFYADEEMVITISHLGYIKRTPLTDFKIQGRGGVGSKGGSTRDEDFLEHMFIATMHNTLLLFTEKGKCFWLKVYQIPEGTRTSKGRAIQNLLNIEPDDQVLAFNKVKRLDDEEYINNNYIILCTKKGIIKKTSLEAYSRPRQNGVNAITIREGDQLLEARLTNGSHDIMIAVKSGKAIRFHEDIVRSIGRTASGVRGITLGNENDEVVGMICVENESEDVLVVSEKGYGKRLKHRRLSNITNRGG; this comes from the coding sequence ATGGCTGAAGGTGAAAAAATTATTAAAATAAATATTGAAGAGCAGATGAAGTCTGCATACATCGATTATTCGATGTCAGTCATTGTTTCAAGAGCATTGCCTGATGTGAGGGATGGATTAAAACCCGTTCATCGTCGCGTCTTGTTCGGAATGAGTGAGTTAGGGATACTTTCAAACCGTCCGTATAAAAAATCTGCAAGGATTGTAGGAGAAGTGCTTGGTAAGTATCACCCTCATGGCGACTCTTCTGTTTATTTTACAATGGTTCGTATGGCTCAGCATTGGTCGTTGAGATACCCTCTAGTTGACGGACAGGGAAACTTTGGCTCAGTGGACGGGGATAGCCCGGCTGCAATGCGTTATACGGAAGCAAGATTGACAAAAATTGCCGAAGAAACATTACAGGATTTGGAAAAAAATACGGTTGATCTACAACCAAATTTTGATGAATCATTAAATGAACCTACGGTTTTACCAACCAGAATACCTGGACTTTTAGTCAATGGAGGATCGGGAATTGCTGTCGGAATGGCAACAAATATGCCACCACATAACCTTTCTGATACAATTGATGCCATCGTGGCATATGTTGACAATCCAGAAATTGATGTAAAAGAGCTTATCCCAATCATTAAAGCTCCTGATTTTCCTACTGGTGGAATAATTTACGGATACAAAGGTGTTGAAGAAGCTTTTGAAACAGGCCGCGGAAGAATAGTATTAAGGGGTAAAGCGCATGTGGAAGTTCAGCCCAATGGTCGTGAAAAAATTGTAATTACCGAAATTCCTTATTTGGTTAATAAAGCAGAATTGATTATGAAAACTGCTGAATTAGTCAATGAAAAGAAAATTGAGGGGATTTCGAATGTCAATGATGAATCTGATCGTGACGGCATGCGGATAGTCATCGACATTAAGAAAGATGAAATATCGAATGTTGTTTTAAATAAGTTATATAAATACACTCAGCTTCAAACCAGTTTCAGCGTAAATAACATTGCATTGGTTAAAGGACGGCCAAGAATGCTGAACCTGAAAGATCTGATCCATTATTTTGTAGAACATCGACACGATGTTGTTGTTAGAAGAACCCAGTACGAGCTGGAACAGGCTGAGAAAAGAGCTCATATCCTGGAAGGTTTGATTATTGCCAGCGATAACATCGACGAAGTAATTGCATTGATTCGAAGCTCAAAAACTCCGGATGAAGCCAGAGAGCGTCTTATTGAGAAGTTTGAACTTTCCGAAATACAAGCCAGAGCCATTGTTGAAATGCGATTGCGCCAATTAACTGGGCTGGAGCAAGACAAACTGCGTTCTGAGTACGAAGAAATCATGCAATTTATACAGCATTGCCGTGAAATTCTGGCGAACGAAGAATTGCGAATGAGCATTATTAAAGACGAATTGCTCGAAATTAAAGAGAAATACGGAGACGAACGTAAAACGGAGATTATTCCTAATGCTGAAGAATTCAATCCTGAAGACTTCTATGCTGATGAAGAAATGGTAATCACGATTTCTCATTTAGGCTACATTAAACGTACACCGCTAACTGATTTTAAAATTCAAGGCAGGGGAGGCGTTGGTTCAAAAGGTGGTTCAACCCGTGACGAAGATTTCCTTGAGCACATGTTTATTGCGACAATGCATAACACCCTGCTTTTATTTACAGAAAAAGGGAAATGTTTTTGGTTGAAAGTCTATCAGATTCCAGAAGGCACCAGAACATCAAAAGGACGCGCGATTCAAAACTTGTTAAACATTGAACCAGATGACCAAGTGCTCGCCTTTAATAAAGTGAAGCGTTTGGATGACGAAGAATACATTAACAACAATTATATCATTCTTTGTACCAAGAAGGGTATTATTAAGAAGACCTCATTGGAAGCTTATTCTCGACCTCGCCAAAATGGGGTGAATGCAATTACCATTCGAGAAGGAGATCAATTGCTAGAAGCACGCCTGACTAACGGAAGCCATGATATTATGATCGCCGTTAAATCGGGAAAAGCAATTCGTTTTCATGAAGATATTGTTAGGTCAATTGGTAGAACAGCATCAGGAGTACGAGGTATAACCCTTGGAAATGAGAATGATGAGGTAGTTGGCATGATCTGTGTAGAGAATGAGTCTGAAGATGTTCTTGTTGTTTCTGAAAAAGGTTACGGAAAACGACTCAAGCATCGAAGATTATCGAACATCACCAATAGGGGAGGTTAA
- a CDS encoding DNA gyrase C-terminal beta-propeller domain-containing protein: MTIRLPISALRVMGRAAQGVRLINLKGEDQIASIARVTFENASDEELSDDITIG; the protein is encoded by the coding sequence TTGACGATAAGACTTCCAATTTCAGCTTTACGCGTTATGGGCAGAGCTGCTCAGGGAGTAAGACTAATTAACCTGAAAGGAGAGGACCAAATTGCATCGATAGCTCGGGTAACATTTGAAAATGCTAGTGATGAAGAACTTTCAGATGACATAACAATTGGTTGA
- a CDS encoding tetratricopeptide repeat protein, whose protein sequence is MISDFTNQAVQAFNENNYELALQSFKQILEIEDMPLMKDEENPQAVDTVIIFNAGLAAYNAEKYDEAIKYYEEAAKHDYNGCNATFELIASCYVMQQDTTAALETYQRGFEKISRNQFNSGRYDQYLSELQ, encoded by the coding sequence TTGATTTCGGATTTTACAAATCAAGCCGTACAGGCTTTTAACGAAAATAACTACGAGCTAGCTTTGCAATCATTTAAGCAAATTCTTGAGATTGAAGATATGCCACTAATGAAAGACGAAGAAAATCCTCAAGCCGTAGATACAGTGATTATTTTCAATGCAGGTTTAGCCGCTTATAATGCTGAAAAATATGATGAAGCCATCAAGTATTATGAAGAGGCTGCTAAACACGATTACAATGGATGCAACGCTACTTTTGAGTTGATTGCTTCTTGCTACGTCATGCAACAAGATACTACAGCAGCACTAGAAACCTACCAACGGGGATTTGAAAAAATATCCAGAAACCAGTTCAATTCTGGTAGGTATGATCAATATCTATCTGAACTCCAATAA
- a CDS encoding tetratricopeptide repeat protein has translation MEISEKATEAYKSAIELKEDFADAYYNLGAIYYNEGVKQIEVANSVPTNKPEKYEEEKSKADVHFKKAIPPMEKAAEYSKDAPQTQMSSLETLKTLYYRLKMMDKFDEVNAKLEELKQ, from the coding sequence TTGGAGATATCGGAAAAAGCGACTGAAGCATATAAAAGTGCAATCGAATTGAAAGAAGATTTTGCAGATGCTTATTATAACCTTGGTGCGATTTATTATAATGAGGGAGTTAAACAAATAGAAGTTGCAAATTCAGTTCCAACTAACAAACCTGAAAAATATGAAGAAGAGAAAAGTAAAGCTGATGTCCACTTCAAAAAAGCAATTCCACCAATGGAAAAAGCCGCTGAGTATTCTAAAGATGCACCGCAAACTCAAATGAGTTCATTAGAAACATTAAAGACTTTGTATTATCGTTTGAAGATGATGGATAAGTTTGATGAAGTAAATGCCAAACTTGAAGAACTAAAGCAATAA
- a CDS encoding flavodoxin, producing MSKTGIFYSFHTNKTSKAAEKIIQAFGKENLEVVNAEEVTEENFLQFDKYIIGVATWWDGELPNYWDEFVPAIEDMDLSSKTFAIFGLGDQKFYPENFNDGVGIFAELVESRGAKVVGHTSREGYNYEKSRAERGDNEWSGLCLDQENQARLSKGRIDKWVETLKKSGF from the coding sequence ATGAGCAAAACAGGTATATTTTACAGCTTTCATACAAATAAGACCTCTAAAGCAGCCGAAAAGATTATACAAGCTTTTGGAAAAGAAAATCTTGAAGTAGTGAATGCTGAGGAGGTAACTGAAGAAAATTTTCTTCAGTTTGACAAGTATATTATAGGTGTTGCAACCTGGTGGGACGGAGAATTACCAAACTATTGGGATGAGTTTGTTCCAGCCATTGAGGACATGGATTTATCTAGCAAGACGTTTGCCATATTTGGCTTAGGAGATCAAAAGTTTTACCCGGAAAATTTTAATGATGGCGTGGGTATTTTTGCTGAATTGGTTGAATCCAGAGGTGCTAAGGTTGTCGGGCATACTTCACGCGAGGGATATAATTACGAAAAATCAAGAGCTGAAAGAGGAGATAACGAATGGAGTGGTCTTTGTCTTGATCAGGAAAATCAAGCACGATTATCAAAGGGAAGAATTGACAAATGGGTTGAAACTCTGAAGAAGTCAGGATTTTAA
- a CDS encoding thiamine pyrophosphate-dependent enzyme, which translates to MSSIYPKTYTIKNVDKETLEKWYTKWVVGRRLDERAPNYLKQAIGWSYHAPYAGHDGIQFAIGQHFDKETDHLFPYYRDMMTCFSAGLTEEEILLNGISKATDVAGGGRHMSNHFAKPEWNIHNVSSCTGNHDLHAVGVARAIKYYGQKGVAITSHGESSVSEGYVYEAINGASREKLPVIFVLQDNGYGISVPKHMQTANRKAANNFIGFKNLRIIHCNGKDVFDSMNAMAEAKKHVLEVGEPVILQANCVRMESHSNSDRHELYRSENERNYVRVYDPLVKFRRMLLKYNRFTEEELQSIEENAKDIVKTAHKKAMKAPDPDPESIFDFVMPEPYQAEKYPDGVHNHDGDKVKLVEAINKTLKEEFRANPDTFIWGQDVANKEKGGAFNVTKGMQQEFGEQRVFSAPIAEDFIVGTANGMSRFNDKIRIVIEGAEFADYFWPAMEQYVESSHEYWRSNGQFVPNMTIRLASGGYIGGGLYHSQNIEGALATMPGVRIVYPTFADDAAGLLRTAIRSKGITVFMEPKALYNAPQAATPIPDDFEVPFGKARIRREGCDITLVTYGNTLIYSLQAAKKLEEEGIDVEVIDLRSIIPLDKETILDSVKKTNKVMVVHEDKVFAGFGSEVTSMIMEEAFEYLDAPVKRVGSPYTPVGFNRILEKAILPDTDKIVATAKELNAY; encoded by the coding sequence ATGAGCAGTATTTATCCCAAGACTTACACAATAAAGAATGTAGATAAGGAAACTCTTGAGAAGTGGTATACCAAATGGGTAGTGGGCCGCAGACTTGATGAAAGAGCTCCCAACTACCTCAAACAAGCCATTGGCTGGTCTTATCACGCTCCTTATGCTGGACATGACGGAATACAGTTTGCAATCGGTCAACATTTTGACAAAGAAACCGACCATCTTTTCCCATATTACCGGGACATGATGACTTGTTTCTCTGCAGGCTTAACCGAAGAAGAAATTCTATTGAACGGAATTTCCAAAGCGACAGATGTTGCTGGTGGTGGAAGGCACATGTCCAACCACTTTGCTAAGCCGGAATGGAATATTCATAATGTCTCTTCATGTACCGGAAATCACGATCTTCATGCAGTAGGAGTTGCCAGAGCTATAAAGTATTATGGACAAAAGGGAGTTGCTATTACTTCGCATGGAGAATCTTCGGTTAGCGAAGGCTATGTTTACGAAGCAATAAACGGGGCTTCACGCGAGAAGCTTCCGGTAATATTTGTTTTGCAGGACAATGGCTATGGGATTTCAGTTCCCAAGCACATGCAAACAGCCAACCGTAAAGCAGCTAATAATTTTATCGGATTCAAAAATTTGAGAATCATTCATTGCAATGGTAAAGATGTTTTTGACTCTATGAATGCCATGGCTGAAGCTAAAAAGCATGTTCTTGAGGTTGGAGAGCCTGTTATTTTGCAAGCCAATTGCGTTCGTATGGAATCGCACTCGAATTCAGACAGGCATGAGCTTTATCGTAGTGAAAATGAGCGTAACTATGTTCGCGTGTATGACCCATTGGTAAAATTTCGCCGGATGTTGCTGAAATATAACCGGTTTACAGAAGAAGAACTTCAGTCTATTGAGGAAAACGCCAAAGACATTGTAAAAACTGCGCATAAAAAAGCGATGAAAGCTCCGGATCCGGATCCAGAAAGTATCTTTGACTTTGTGATGCCGGAGCCTTATCAAGCAGAGAAATATCCAGATGGAGTTCATAATCATGATGGCGATAAAGTTAAACTTGTTGAAGCAATCAATAAAACGCTGAAAGAAGAATTTCGTGCAAATCCTGATACATTTATCTGGGGGCAAGACGTTGCCAACAAAGAGAAAGGCGGTGCATTTAATGTAACAAAAGGAATGCAGCAGGAATTTGGAGAGCAAAGGGTATTTAGTGCTCCAATTGCCGAAGATTTCATTGTTGGAACAGCAAATGGAATGAGCCGCTTTAACGATAAAATCAGAATCGTTATTGAAGGAGCTGAATTTGCTGATTATTTTTGGCCGGCGATGGAACAGTATGTTGAATCCAGCCATGAGTATTGGCGTTCAAATGGACAATTTGTTCCGAATATGACTATTCGATTAGCTTCTGGTGGTTATATTGGTGGTGGTTTATATCATTCTCAAAATATTGAAGGTGCCTTGGCAACAATGCCTGGTGTTCGGATAGTTTACCCAACGTTTGCAGATGATGCTGCAGGATTATTGCGAACCGCAATCAGATCGAAAGGAATAACCGTATTTATGGAGCCTAAAGCACTATATAATGCACCACAGGCTGCTACTCCAATCCCTGATGACTTTGAAGTTCCGTTTGGAAAAGCCCGTATTCGAAGAGAAGGCTGTGATATTACGCTGGTAACCTATGGGAATACATTAATTTACAGTTTGCAAGCTGCTAAAAAACTTGAAGAAGAAGGAATTGACGTTGAAGTAATCGATTTAAGATCAATAATACCTCTTGATAAAGAAACCATTCTGGATTCAGTTAAGAAAACGAATAAGGTTATGGTTGTTCACGAGGATAAAGTCTTTGCCGGTTTTGGTTCAGAAGTCACCTCAATGATCATGGAGGAAGCGTTCGAATACCTCGATGCACCAGTAAAGAGGGTCGGTTCACCTTATACTCCGGTAGGATTTAATAGAATTCTTGAAAAAGCTATTCTGCCTGATACGGATAAAATTGTGGCTACAGCTAAAGAATTAAATGCATACTAA